The Clostridium sp. DL-VIII DNA window ACCAAGCAGTATCAGGGGCAGGTATTCAAGGTATCAGAGATTTAGAGGATGGAATCAAAGGCGTTCCACCTAAAAAATTCCCTTATCCTATAGCTGGTAATGTATTACCTCATATAGATGTTTTCTTAGAAGACGGCTATACTAAAGAAGAGGAAAAAATGATTAAAGAGACAAGAAAAATACTTCATGAACCAGATTTAAGAATTACAGCTACTACTGCAAGAGTTCCTGTTTTAAATGCTCACAGTGAAAGTATAAATGTTGAGCTTAACTCTGAATTTGATATAAAAGATATTTTCGAATTATTAGGAAACACAAAAGGTGTAACTGTATATGATAACTTAGAAGAGTTAAAATATCCTACTGCACTTGAAGTTTCAGGAAAAGATGATGTTTATGTTGGAAGAATCAGAAGAGACTTCAGCGTAGATAATGGATTAAACTTATGGGTTGTTGGTGATAACATAAGAAAAGGAGCAGCTCTTAATGCTATTCAAATTGCTGAAATAATGATAAAGGACAACAAATAGTTTATAGTAATTTAAGTTGGAGGAATCTAAATGTCAATATTTCAAGGCTCAGCTGTAGCAATAGTAACTCCTTTTAATGAAAATGGAGTTAACTTCGAAAAACTTAAGACCCTATTAGAGTGGCACATTAAAGAAGGTACAGATGCCATTGTAATTTGCGGAACTACAGGTGAAGCTACCACTATGACTGAAAAAGAGATAAAAGATACAATTAAGTTTACAGTTGATGTAATAAGCAAAAGAATTCCTGTAATTGCTGGTACAGGCTCAAACAACACCGCTTCTGCTATTTCAATGAGTAAATATGCAGAAAGCGTTGGTGCTGATGGACTTCTTGTTATTACTCCATATTATAATAAAACTTCTCAAAATGGTTTAATAAAGCATTTTAAAGCTATAAATGATGAAGTCAAAACTCCAATTATTCTCTATAATGTTCCAAGCAGAACTGGAGTCAATATTGCTCCTAAAACTTTGCTTAAACTTTCTGAATTGAGTAATATTACTGCTATTAAAGAAGCAAGTGGTAATATCAGTCAGATTGTTCAAATGAAAGCATTATGCAGAGATTCAATTGATATTTATTCTGGTAATGATGATCAGGTTATTTCAATAATGTCTCTCGGCGGTATAGGAGTAATCTCTGTTTTAGCTAATATACTTCCTAAAGAAGTTCATGAAATGGCTCAAAAATGCTTAACCAATAATTTTAAAGAAGCTTTAGATATTCAATTAAACACTTTATCTTTAGCTAATGCTTTATTTATAGAAACAAATCCGATTCCAATTAAAACGGCCATGAATCTTATGGGACTTGAAGTTGGTCCTCTAAGGCTTCCACTTTGTGAAATGGATGAAAATAACGAAGAAATGCTAAAGGCTGCTTTAATTAATAATAAATTAATGTAAGGTGATATATATGGTAAAAATAGTATTAAACGGTTGCTCAGGAAAAATGGGTAAGATGATTACTGAATGTGCTTTAAAATTTAAAGGATTAGAAATAATTGCAGGAATTGATAAATTTCCTAGCATAGCTCCATATCCTATTTTTGAGACTGTACAGGATCTCGATATGGATTATGATGTCTTATTAGATTTTTCAAGAGCTGATGCTCTTAATAGTCTAATAGAATTAACAGAGAAAACTAACAAACCATTAGTAATATGTTCAACAGGGTTTACTCAAGAAGATTTAGCTTTAATAGACGAAAAAAGTAAAACATTAAAGCTATTTAGATCAGCTAACATGTCTCTTGGTATTAATTTAATCAATTCTCTTTTAAAAAAAGTTGCTCCTCTACTTTATGGTAACTATGATATAGAAATTATAGAAAAGCATCATAACCAAAAAGTTGATGCACCTAGTGGTACTGCAATATTACTTGCTGATACTATAAAAAATTCTTTAGAAGATACAACAAAGTATGTATATGGAAGAGAAGGAAATTCTAAAAGAGAGCAAAACGAAATCGGTATTCATGCAATTAGAGGCGGCTCTATTGTAGGTGATCATGATGTTATCTTTGCTGGAACTGGTGAAGTGATAGAATTAACTCACAAAGCTATCTCAAGAGAAGTTTTTGCAGTTGGTGCTCTAAAAGCATGTGAATATATGGCTACTGTAACTAAGTCTGGTTTATACGATATGAATGATGTTATAGGTCTTGAATAGTTAATTATGATTGCTCACATTAATTAGAACTTTACACAGGATATGAAAAATATTTATTTCTATAAATACTTTTATGAAAACTTATGAACAGAAATTAAGCTGATCAAATATAACTTGATCAGCTTAATTTTTATATGGAGTTATATATTTAACTTGTAAATTATTCTTTAATATAAGAACAGCAATAATCCGCTACTTCTTTTACAATTAAATTAAATTTAGAACTTGCAGGGACAGTAAAATTCTCCCCTTCACTATATGTAATAAACTTATCACTTCCTGGTAGTTTTACATCCATTGAACCTCCAAGAATCTCCATTACTTCTTTATCACCTGTGCCAAATTCATAATCACCTGGTAACATTATACCTAAAGTTTTTCGTTCTCCATCTTCAAATATAATAGTTCTACTTGTAACTTTTCCATCAAAATATACATTTGCTTTTTTTACTGCTGTAACATTTTTAAATTCTTTCATTATATTGCCCCCTTATTTGTAACATTATTTATATTAAAGTATCTATATTTAAGTTAGAATTTCTTTATTAGCCTTTGAACATAGATACTCTAATTTTTTGTATTATGATTATTTATTGCCTAATCACCTTACTTTTCTGACAAAAGCTTATTAATACTTACTATTTGTATGCAAGTGCAGAGTATCTCCATTGCCTTTTTAAGTTCAGTAGCAGATGGAAATGATGGTGCAATACGAATATTTCTATCTCTTGGATCGTTGCCATATGGATAGGTAGCTCCTGCAGGTGTTATTATTACTCCAGCCTCAGCTGTCATTTTAACTACTTCCTTAGCACAGCCATCAAGAGTATTTAGGCTAATAAAGTATCCTCCATTAGGCTTATTCCACCAAGCAATATCCTTTCCATCTAGCTCAGAACTAAGGGTATCTAGAACAGCTAAAAATTTAGGCTCAAGAATCTCAGCATGTTTTTTCATATGTGCTTCAATGTTGCACATATCTTTCAAGAACTTTACATGACGAAGCTGATTCATTTTATCAGGACCTATCATTTGAACAGATAATTGTTCTTTAATCTTAACTATATTTGCTTTACTTGCTGCCAAGGCCGCAACCCCTGAACCTGGTAAAGTTACCTTTGAGGTTGAAACATAAATAAATACTCTGTCTTCATTTCCTGCTTCTTTGCAAGCTGTAAGTATATTTTTAAGTTTATCGCCCTTGCCAAAAAGATTATGTATTGCATATGCATTATCCCAAATTATTCTAAAATCCTTCGCCTTAGTTTTCATTTTAGCAAGTCTATCAACAATATGATCTGAATATGTAATTCCATCTGGATTGCTATATTTTGGTACGCACATAATTCCTTTTATAGCTTCGTCACTACCTGCAAGTTTTTCAATAGTTTCTATATCTGGTCCATCAGAATTCATAGCTACAGAAATCATTTCTATGCCAAAAAATTCACATATAGCAAAATGTCTATCATATCCTGGGCTTGGGCATAAAAATTTAACTTTAGGAAGTTTTCCCCATGGAGTTTCACTACCTAATACCCCAAAAGACATTGCACGTGCAATTGTATCATATATCATATTAAGTGCTGAATTTCCGCCTACAATAACTTCATTTAAATCAACACCAATAATTTCTGCAAAAAGTTTTTTTGCATCTAAAATGCCATCAAGACCCCCATAATTTCGACAGTCTACTCCATCAGAACTCGTATATTCTTGAATATCCAACATCTTCATTGATAAATCCAATTGTTCTTTGCACGGTTTACCACGTGACATATCATATTTAAGCTTCATATTTTTAAAAGATTCATATTTTTTTAAAAGTATCTCCCTATTTTCCTCCAATTCTTTTGTCTTCATTTCAGTAACTTTTACCATTAGTTATAGCCCCCTGTTAATTGTTAAAATTATTTATTAAAAAGCTTTCAATTCTATCAAAGGCTTCCTTTAGAACTTCATCGCTATAACAATATGATATTCTCATATAGCCTTCTCCGAGAGCTCCAAATGCTGTTCCTGGAACACAAGCAACCTTTCCTTCATTTAATAATTTCTCACAAAATTCTTCTGAAGGTAGATTGAACTTTTTAATAGATGGAAATATATAAAATGCTCCCTTTGGCTCAGCAACTTCTATATTTAATTTTTTTAATCTATCCATACAATAATTTTTTCTTCTTTCAAAACTTTTTCTCATATCTTCAACATCGTTTAATGAATTTTTAAGCCCCTCAAGAGCACCATATTGAGCTATTGAAGGTGCACAGGATACTCCATACTGATGAACTTTCATTATTTCCTTCATATACTTATCTGAACATGCTACATAGCCAATTCTAAGTCCTGTCATGGAAAACATTTTTGAAAATCCGCTTACATAAATAATTTTATCTTTTATTTCATCTACTTGAGCTACTGAATAATACTCGTCAAAAATTATTGATGCATACATATCATCAGTTACGACTATTATGTCTTTTTCTTTAATTATTGCAGCAAGTTCATCTCTCTGTTTCTTAGATAAAATTGCACCTGTAGGATTTGAAGGAAACGATAATACCAATACTTTTATATCATCTTCATTATTTAATTTTTCTTTTATGGCATCTATATTTAATGTAAAATCTTCATTTAATGAATAGGTTACAACCTCTGCATCTATCATGATTGAAATATTTTCATAAGCAGGATATGCTGGACCAGGAAGTAAGATCTTTTCGCCTGAATTCATAAGCGAAAATAAAACTGAATATAACCCTTCACTTCCACCAACTGTTATACATACTTCATCTTTATTATAATTTATATTAAAATTTTTTAAATACTTACAAATTTCTTCCCTTAGTTCATCTATACCTGCATTGGATGTATAAACAGTTTTATTACTTTTTACAGCATTAACCATTGCTTCTGAAACATTTGCAGGTACTGGAAAATCTGGCTGTCCAATAGTTAAAGAAATTGCCCCCTCTACTTTCTTAACTTTTTCAGCAAATCTTCTAATTCCTGAAATTTGAATTTTTTGCACTTGTCTATTCATTCTAATGTGCCCCCTTTAATTTAGTGATAAGCTATGAGTTATAAGTGAAAAATTTAGGAGGAAAAGCCGCTGGCTTTTCATAAATAAAAGTGTTCTTGGAAACTGCTTTTCTAAAATCTTTTCTTTGATCTTAATTCATAGCTTGTCACTTTTAACTTATTATGTCGCATATAATCACTATACAGCATAACATAAACCTATTTTACAATATTACCAAGGCTTATTCAAACTATTTATACTTTTTTTGCACCTTCCTCTTTTAATTGGGTTCAATCTTTATTATAATAAATTTGATTGCAAAAATAATAGAAGAGGTGATTTAATGTCATATAATTTAACAGATCCTTATGAAATTGCAAGATTTATTAAGGAATCAAAAAAATCCACTCCAGTAAAAGTTTATATAAATGGAGATTTAAGTGAAGCTGACATGAATGATGTAGAATGGTATGGTTCTAACGGATTTTATATACTAATGGGGGAATCTGATTCTATTACTAAAATAGTTTTAGATAATAAACATCTTATTAAGCACTTTAGAATAGAAAATGATAGAAGAAATTCAGCTATTCCTATGCTTGATTTACTTGAAGTAGATGCTAGAATTGAGCCTGGTGCTGTTATAAGAGATAAGGTTACTATTGGTAAGAATGCTGTAATTATGATGGGTGCTGTAATAAACATCGGTGCTGAAATTGGTGACGGAACTATGGTTGATATGAATGCTGTAGTTGGAGCTCGTGGTCAGCTAGGTAAAAATGTTCATTTAGGGGCTGGTGCTGTTGTTGCTGGCGTTTTAGAACCACCAAGTAAAGAACCTTGTAAAATTGGTGACAATGCATTAATTGGCGCTAATTCTGTAATTCTTGAAGGTGTTCAAGTAGGCGCTGGTAGTGTTGTTGCTGCTGGATCTGTTGTAACTGAAGATGTTCCTGCAAATGTTGTTGTTGCTGGTTCACCTGCAAAAATCGTCAAAAACGTAGATGATAAAACAAAAGATAAAACTCAAATTTTAGAAGATTTAAGAAAATAACTTTTTTACTTATTCTTACATAATCTAATTGTAACAGTATACACTAATATATTAGTAATATGATTTTATTTCCAAAACAAAGGGTTTCAATAAATACAAAATTTATTGAAACCTTTTCTTTAAATGCAAAATTATGTGCTACATATCTTATAATATTAATTTATACTGCTCCTTCTTCTCCAGAAATTTCTTCTTTATGAGCTCTTTCCATCTTTGAGATAGAAACTTCATAAGCAACCTTTTTTACAACTTCACTGTCTGAGACTTTTTTTTGATATTCCCTGCTTTGAAGCCTTCCCCAAACTTTAATATTATCACCCACGCTTAATGTTTGACAAAATCTTGAATTTCTTCCCCATGCAATAGTTGGAATATAATCCGATTTATTATATGCTCTATTTACAGCAAGCAACACATCAGCAATCTCTCTTCCAAAAGGTGTTGTTCTATAAATTGGCTCCTTACAGATGTACCCATCTAAAAATATTTCATTAGGATTCTTACTTCTTTCTATACATGGTTCAATATTCCTTGCAAAAACAGTTAATATAAGCTTATTAGATCCGTCTATAAATTTGTTGTATGATCTAAGCTGACCTTCTACAATTATTTCTACTCCCATATCCAGCTTAATATCGTTTAGCAGTCTTTCTGAAACAGTAATGTTTAGTGTATCTACTGAATCACTTAATCTCATTACATCCAAATCAAAAGTATAGAACCCCTCCCCATACATTTCATGACTAAACTCTAATCCAGATGTCACTTTACCTTCAAGGTAAATCTTGTTATTTAGCATTAAATTATCCATTGTTATCCCTCTCTCCATCGGAAATTATTTTATTTTGTGAAATATATGCTCCCACTAGCATATATTACCATTATAATACAAAAGTTAGTTTCTTTTCAATAAATATTAATTAATTTTATCCACTAACCAGCTTTCACTATCAAATTGACATCTGAAGATATTAATTAATGTCACTAGGTTACCAGAAAACATCAATTAAGATTCAGCTTGCTGGATCAAGCTTTACTTTATGTTGAATGCCTTGATTGTCTACGTTATAATCATTAAAATATATCATCTCACCTACTGTTTTAAAGCTATATCCTTTATCTTTTAATTCTTTTATAATTCTTTCTAAATTAGCTGGAGTATTTTTGGCATTATGAAATAGAATAATAGATCCCGGTTTAACATTTTTCATGACCCTATTATATTCTGTTTCTGCTGATCCCTCCTTCCAATCAACAGAATCAACATTCCATTGAATGGCCATATATCCTAGATTCCTCACCTTTGAAAATGCATCTTTATTATAATCTCCACTTGGAAATCTAAATAATTTTGGTCTTTCTCCTGTATATTTTTCAATAGTATCGTTGGTCTTTTCTATCTCTTCTTTCATTCTAGCTAGTCCTATTTTCGTAAAACTAGGATGCTTGTAGCTGTGATTTCCGATTTCATGGCCTCCTTCCTTTATCGCCTTTAATTTATTCACATTATCTTCACTATAATTTACCCAGCCTCCCATAATGAAGAATGTTCCTTTTACATTATATTTATCCAATATTCTTAATATTACATCTAAATTATCTTTCTCTACCCAATTTACATCAAAAGTTAAGCTTACTACTTTATCTGTAGTATCAACACAATATATTGGTTCTTCCTCATGAATATTACCCAAAGCCTGAACGCTTTTACTAATTCCAATAGATATGAAGATTAGAAACATAATTAAAAATATATCTATTCCTATTCTCTTTTTTCTCCACGACACCTTTAAAATGCTCCTTTAAATTTCTAATTTCTTACTTTACTATATTCATTACATATTTATTTATGCACAAGAGAGATAACTTTAAATTATAGCTTTTAAAAATAACTTATATCAGATATCTGAATCAATGCCGCAATTACCAATTTATATAAGTAATTAAGATATTTATCTAAATACTGGAACAACTATTTCAATCTTTTGAAACGTAATAGTGAAAATATGATGGCAGATTAACTTGTTATTTTTTTCATTGTGACTTATAATATAATAAGATTTTCATTAATTATGGAGGTTATTATGTACGAAAACTCATCTGAATTAGCAGAAAATAAATTATTAATGTTATATGTATTAAAATCAATAAAAAAACCTATATCGAATACTCAGCTTACTGAAATAATTCTTGAAAATAACTTTATAAATTATTTTACGCTGCAGCAATATTTATCAGAACTAGAAGAATCTAAGTTTGTTGAATATCACGATATTAACGATAAGAAATTGCTCAGATTAACAGAAAAAGGAGATAATGTCCTTTCTTTGTTTAAAGAAAGAATATCCCCTTCTAAGTTATCTTCTACAAATGAATATATTAAAGAAAAGATTGAATCTATAAAAAAAGAATTGACTATTCATGCTGATTATACTCTTGGACAAACTGATAGCTTTATAGTCGACCTTAAGGCAATTGAAGATGATGCTCTGCTTATGGAGCTAAAACTATCAGTTCCATCAAAGAGCCAAGCCACTTCAATTTGCAGTAAGTGGAAAGAAAATCCTTCAGAAATATACAATAATATAATTAATTTATTAATTAAATAATTATATTATTATCAACTAAAGTCATACTATTAGGTTCCGAACCTATTGATATGGCTTTTATTTTTTTATCTCTAATATTTATAATCTTTAGCAATCCATTTAAATAATCTCCTACAAATAGATTTTCATTCGCCTTAACTATTCCTTTGGGCATGCCACCTATTTCGAATTTATCAATTTCCTTAAGTTCAGATAAACTTATAATACTTACTGTTCCGTCACATAAATTTGAAACATATAAATAATTTACTTCTTGAAACAAATCTACAGGACAATATCCAACTGTTATTTTATCAATCAGTTCCAAAGCTCCTAATTCTATAATCCCTATACTTCCTTTTTTATCTTGACCAAGATAACTCATGCAAACATATAGGTAATCATTATTTTCTGAAACTATCATTTTTATAGGCATACTTTCTACTCTAATTCTCTTTATCTCCTTGTTATTCATATAGTCAATTACCGATATACTGTCGTCCACCATATTGCTTATAAATAAAAGATTTTTTTCCTTTAGTAAGGTTATATTATGAGGAAACCTGCCTGTTGGGATTTCAAAATTAATTCTTTCATTTATTAAATCATATATTATAAGTGAATTAGATTCACCACATAAAACATATACTATATCATCATTCGCAATTATATCGTTTGGATGTGCACCAATATATACATTATCTTCTTCTCTAAAATTGTTATAATTTATAAGAGAAATACTATTATTATAATTATTAGCTACTAAAATTTTACCTTTGTACAATGATAATCCATGGGGACCAAATGGACTTTCACCAATAGATAAAGCTAAACTTTCAATCTTTAGACTTTCAGTATTTATTTTCTTCAAACTATCTGAACCGGTATTGCATAAAATAATATAACTCACCACATTTCCCCCTTTAGATAATCATTCTACTAACTATAATATATTCCGAAACTATATTATTGGCACAAATTATTAGACGTCTTATCTTTATTTCTTGACAGATTTCTTGTATAATTAAAGGAAGTCGACATGCATTAACAATTAATAAATAATAAATATTTCACATTAATTTACTAATTGAAAAACATATTTATTTCTTTAATGTATGATGAATCATATTTTTAAAGTATTTTAATTTAAGGAGAGTGTTTAGAATGTTTTCATATAAAACATCTGGAGTTTGTTCATCAACAATAAATATTGAAATCAACAATAATATTGTTGAAAATGTAGAATTTATAGGAGGATGCGCCGGTAATCTTCT harbors:
- a CDS encoding aspartate-semialdehyde dehydrogenase, encoding MYNVAIVGATGNVGRKFLEILEERNFPVKNLYVFASKRSEGSTLSFKGKDYVVEETCEKNIKDKKIDYALFSAGGDASKEFAPVFAKYGAVVIDNSSAWRMDPEVPLVVPEVNPEDIKLHKGIIANPNCSTIQAMAIMKALNDKYGIKRIVYSTYQAVSGAGIQGIRDLEDGIKGVPPKKFPYPIAGNVLPHIDVFLEDGYTKEEEKMIKETRKILHEPDLRITATTARVPVLNAHSESINVELNSEFDIKDIFELLGNTKGVTVYDNLEELKYPTALEVSGKDDVYVGRIRRDFSVDNGLNLWVVGDNIRKGAALNAIQIAEIMIKDNK
- the dapA gene encoding 4-hydroxy-tetrahydrodipicolinate synthase: MSIFQGSAVAIVTPFNENGVNFEKLKTLLEWHIKEGTDAIVICGTTGEATTMTEKEIKDTIKFTVDVISKRIPVIAGTGSNNTASAISMSKYAESVGADGLLVITPYYNKTSQNGLIKHFKAINDEVKTPIILYNVPSRTGVNIAPKTLLKLSELSNITAIKEASGNISQIVQMKALCRDSIDIYSGNDDQVISIMSLGGIGVISVLANILPKEVHEMAQKCLTNNFKEALDIQLNTLSLANALFIETNPIPIKTAMNLMGLEVGPLRLPLCEMDENNEEMLKAALINNKLM
- the dapB gene encoding 4-hydroxy-tetrahydrodipicolinate reductase codes for the protein MVKIVLNGCSGKMGKMITECALKFKGLEIIAGIDKFPSIAPYPIFETVQDLDMDYDVLLDFSRADALNSLIELTEKTNKPLVICSTGFTQEDLALIDEKSKTLKLFRSANMSLGINLINSLLKKVAPLLYGNYDIEIIEKHHNQKVDAPSGTAILLADTIKNSLEDTTKYVYGREGNSKREQNEIGIHAIRGGSIVGDHDVIFAGTGEVIELTHKAISREVFAVGALKACEYMATVTKSGLYDMNDVIGLE
- a CDS encoding pyrimidine/purine nucleoside phosphorylase — its product is MKEFKNVTAVKKANVYFDGKVTSRTIIFEDGERKTLGIMLPGDYEFGTGDKEVMEILGGSMDVKLPGSDKFITYSEGENFTVPASSKFNLIVKEVADYCCSYIKE
- a CDS encoding aminotransferase class I/II-fold pyridoxal phosphate-dependent enzyme, with the translated sequence MVKVTEMKTKELEENREILLKKYESFKNMKLKYDMSRGKPCKEQLDLSMKMLDIQEYTSSDGVDCRNYGGLDGILDAKKLFAEIIGVDLNEVIVGGNSALNMIYDTIARAMSFGVLGSETPWGKLPKVKFLCPSPGYDRHFAICEFFGIEMISVAMNSDGPDIETIEKLAGSDEAIKGIMCVPKYSNPDGITYSDHIVDRLAKMKTKAKDFRIIWDNAYAIHNLFGKGDKLKNILTACKEAGNEDRVFIYVSTSKVTLPGSGVAALAASKANIVKIKEQLSVQMIGPDKMNQLRHVKFLKDMCNIEAHMKKHAEILEPKFLAVLDTLSSELDGKDIAWWNKPNGGYFISLNTLDGCAKEVVKMTAEAGVIITPAGATYPYGNDPRDRNIRIAPSFPSATELKKAMEILCTCIQIVSINKLLSEK
- a CDS encoding aminotransferase class I/II-fold pyridoxal phosphate-dependent enzyme, translated to MNRQVQKIQISGIRRFAEKVKKVEGAISLTIGQPDFPVPANVSEAMVNAVKSNKTVYTSNAGIDELREEICKYLKNFNINYNKDEVCITVGGSEGLYSVLFSLMNSGEKILLPGPAYPAYENISIMIDAEVVTYSLNEDFTLNIDAIKEKLNNEDDIKVLVLSFPSNPTGAILSKKQRDELAAIIKEKDIIVVTDDMYASIIFDEYYSVAQVDEIKDKIIYVSGFSKMFSMTGLRIGYVACSDKYMKEIMKVHQYGVSCAPSIAQYGALEGLKNSLNDVEDMRKSFERRKNYCMDRLKKLNIEVAEPKGAFYIFPSIKKFNLPSEEFCEKLLNEGKVACVPGTAFGALGEGYMRISYCYSDEVLKEAFDRIESFLINNFNN
- the dapD gene encoding 2,3,4,5-tetrahydropyridine-2,6-dicarboxylate N-acetyltransferase, which gives rise to MSYNLTDPYEIARFIKESKKSTPVKVYINGDLSEADMNDVEWYGSNGFYILMGESDSITKIVLDNKHLIKHFRIENDRRNSAIPMLDLLEVDARIEPGAVIRDKVTIGKNAVIMMGAVINIGAEIGDGTMVDMNAVVGARGQLGKNVHLGAGAVVAGVLEPPSKEPCKIGDNALIGANSVILEGVQVGAGSVVAAGSVVTEDVPANVVVAGSPAKIVKNVDDKTKDKTQILEDLRK
- a CDS encoding single-stranded DNA-binding protein: MDNLMLNNKIYLEGKVTSGLEFSHEMYGEGFYTFDLDVMRLSDSVDTLNITVSERLLNDIKLDMGVEIIVEGQLRSYNKFIDGSNKLILTVFARNIEPCIERSKNPNEIFLDGYICKEPIYRTTPFGREIADVLLAVNRAYNKSDYIPTIAWGRNSRFCQTLSVGDNIKVWGRLQSREYQKKVSDSEVVKKVAYEVSISKMERAHKEEISGEEGAV
- a CDS encoding polysaccharide deacetylase family protein translates to MSWRKKRIGIDIFLIMFLIFISIGISKSVQALGNIHEEEPIYCVDTTDKVVSLTFDVNWVEKDNLDVILRILDKYNVKGTFFIMGGWVNYSEDNVNKLKAIKEGGHEIGNHSYKHPSFTKIGLARMKEEIEKTNDTIEKYTGERPKLFRFPSGDYNKDAFSKVRNLGYMAIQWNVDSVDWKEGSAETEYNRVMKNVKPGSIILFHNAKNTPANLERIIKELKDKGYSFKTVGEMIYFNDYNVDNQGIQHKVKLDPAS
- a CDS encoding DUF4364 family protein — translated: MYENSSELAENKLLMLYVLKSIKKPISNTQLTEIILENNFINYFTLQQYLSELEESKFVEYHDINDKKLLRLTEKGDNVLSLFKERISPSKLSSTNEYIKEKIESIKKELTIHADYTLGQTDSFIVDLKAIEDDALLMELKLSVPSKSQATSICSKWKENPSEIYNNIINLLIK
- a CDS encoding YncE family protein, which codes for MSYIILCNTGSDSLKKINTESLKIESLALSIGESPFGPHGLSLYKGKILVANNYNNSISLINYNNFREEDNVYIGAHPNDIIANDDIVYVLCGESNSLIIYDLINERINFEIPTGRFPHNITLLKEKNLLFISNMVDDSISVIDYMNNKEIKRIRVESMPIKMIVSENNDYLYVCMSYLGQDKKGSIGIIELGALELIDKITVGYCPVDLFQEVNYLYVSNLCDGTVSIISLSELKEIDKFEIGGMPKGIVKANENLFVGDYLNGLLKIINIRDKKIKAISIGSEPNSMTLVDNNIII